The following are encoded in a window of Cucurbita pepo subsp. pepo cultivar mu-cu-16 chromosome LG12, ASM280686v2, whole genome shotgun sequence genomic DNA:
- the LOC111806599 gene encoding uncharacterized protein LOC111806599: MAFQWLRDLNFQFKKLFHLLTVTLLSLSLPFSFIVFCRLVRYRYLQVLLPHSTPLASFASVVSADRVLLLALISLIAIAALLDNLFGKSVVLTKSSGLSAAWLVLCALHVGMALGIDQGMAIAIDASSLGQRRSLWCRMMFFLGFHTAMIHWSKAAVKPVVDDTVFGAPVMESWSERVAMAVSFGGIWWWRLRDEAESLAMVTESMMELLMDPTMAEFSGLALYYLIVAIGFIKILRSFAWFLKFLLRDRKDKSSSQSKRIEVV, encoded by the coding sequence ATGGCGTTCCAATGGCTGCGAGATctcaattttcaattcaagAAGCTTTTTCATCTCCTCACAGTCACTCTCCTCAGTCTCTCGcttccattttcattcattgtGTTTTGCAGGCTCGTTCGTTATCGGTATCTTCAGGTTCTTCTCCCTCATTCAACGCCTCTTGCTTCTTTTGCTTCCGTCGTCTCTGCCGACCGAGTTCTTCTTTTAGCTCTCATTTCGCTTATCGCCATAGCCGCTCTTCTCGATAACTTGTTCGGTAAATCCGTTGTTCTGACTAAATCATCCGGCCTGAGCGCGGCTTGGCTTGTTCTGTGTGCGTTACATGTCGGTATGGCCCTGGGGATCGACCAGGGAATGGCGATTGCAATCGACGCCTCGAGCTTAGGGCAGCGTAGAAGTTTGTGGTGCCGGATGATGTTCTTCCTAGGGTTTCATACGGCGATGATTCATTGGTCGAAGGCAGCGGTGAAGCCGGTGGTTGACGATACTGTTTTCGGAGCGCCGGTGATGGAGAGTTGGAGTGAAAGAGTCGCCATGGCAGTGAGCTTTGGAGGTATATGGTGGTGGAGGTTGAGAGATGAAGCTGAATCTCTGGCGATGGTTACGGAAAGCATGATGGAGCTTCTTATGGATCCAACTATGGCGGAATTCTCTGGTTTGGCTCTCTATTACCTCATCGTCGCGATCGGTTTCATCAAGATTTTGAGAAGCTTTGCTTGGTTTCTGAAGTTCTTGCTTCGCGACAGGAAGGATAAAAGTTCTTCCCAATCCAAACGGATCGAAGTCGtttga
- the LOC111807431 gene encoding multifunctional methyltransferase subunit TRM112-like protein At1g22270, which produces MRLLTHNMLSSNIKGVVNGFPLRIEVEKVVEKQVDFNPDFLKNMFSKIEWKPLVDASRTMGYAELPEEAESSMLDSHDFLQRFHHALLELHLEEGALICPETGRRFPVNKGIPNLLLHEDEV; this is translated from the coding sequence ATGAGGCTACTTACACACAACATGCTCTCCTCCAACATCAAGGGCGTTGTCAATGGCTTCCCTCTCCGAATCGAAGTTGAGAAAGTTGTCGAGAAGCAGGTCGACTTCAACCCAGACTTCCTCAAGAACATGTTCTCCAAGATTGAATGGAAGCCCCTTGTCGATGCCTCTCGCACTATGGGCTATGCCGAACTTCCCGAGGAGGCGGAGTCGTCAATGCTCGATTCCCATGACTTTTTGCAACGATTCCACCATGCGCTTTTGGAGCTACATCTCGAGGAAGGCGCTCTTATTTGCCCGGAGACGGGCCGCCGATTCCCCGTCAATAAAGGTATCCCCAATTTGCTTCTTCACGAGGACGAAGTATGA
- the LOC111806598 gene encoding DELLA protein RGL1-like → MADDFFPFTPFDFNGSLAGTFFPSNGIHQNQETELRGKEDDCPFGELGDFNFVSPDQSGFYQQDILKIGNETDYPQPNSDCVILNEILFGIGNDFTLSELIQEKSKISDNLNADSISKQVLSPCLETLQLLNSYGGKVKRMKGTDLEKRGGEASEENKSLSTEEILRVAGARYVHFFPEGHDEFYMPMHPCDFALAGLSVDERNDVELAHVLFAAAEKVSYQQYERASRLLQRCEWAASPSGNTVQRLVFYFAKALRKRINRETGRETIKEPKVDEVMSLEALRGCMKLPFQQVMHLTAVQAIFEHVKLISIVHLIDLEIRSGVHWSAFMKSLEDLKDELPINLLKITAVVSDKGHLIEQVGKWLENVAESLNIPFSFKAILVSDMMELKEEHFETEEHEMVAIYSPLVLRTMITKPASLENLMRVIRKLNPSIMVVSEIEANYNISSFVNRFIESLFFTASYFDCLKTCIEEDEDSRRKIEGLCGEGIENVVASEGSDRVVRSVKIEVWREFFGRFRMEEMELSDSCLSQAKFVAKGFAYGKFCSLEKNQKCLIVGWKETPIISVSAWRFL, encoded by the coding sequence ATGGCTGatgatttttttcccttcacaCCATTTGATTTCAATGGCTCACTTGCAGGAACTTTCTTCCCCTCTAATGGCATCCACCAGAACCAGGAGACTGAGCTCAGAGGGAAAGAAGACGATTGTCCATTTGGAGAGTTAGGAGACTTCAACTTTGTCTCACCTGATCAATCTGGGTTTTACCAACAGGACATTCTCAAGATTGGAAATGAAACAGACTATCCACAGCCCAACTCAGATTGTGTGATTCTTAACGAAATTCTGTTCGGTATCGGTAACGATTTTACGCTTTCGGAATTGATTCAAGAGAAGTCAAAGATATCAGATAATCTGAATGCAGATTCTATCAGTAAACAAGTTTTGAGTCCATGTTTAGAAACTTTGCAGCTGCTAAACAGCTATGGCGGCAAAGTCAAGAGGATGAAGGGGACAGATCTTGAGAAACGAGGCGGTGAAGCCAGTGAGGAGAACAAAAGCTTGTCAACTGAAGAGATATTGAGGGTAGCTGGAGCGAGATATGTCCATTTCTTTCCTGAGGGGCATGATGAGTTCTACATGCCAATGCATCCTTGTGACTTCGCTCTCGCCGGTCTATCGGTGGACGAGCGAAACGACGTTGAGCTTGCCCATGTCCTCTTTGCTGCAGCTGAGAAAGTAAGCTACCAGCAATATGAGCGAGCGAGTAGGCTGCTCCAACGCTGCGAATGGGCTGCCTCCCCCTCCGGTAATACCGTCCAGCGCCTCGTTTTTTACTTCGCAAAGGCCCTTAGGAAAAGAATCAACAGAGAAACTGGAAGGGAAACAATCAAGGAGCCAAAAGTAGATGAGGTAATGAGCCTTGAAGCACTTAGAGGATGCATGAAACTCCCTTTTCAGCAAGTGATGCATCTGACTGCTGTTCAAGCAATCTTTGAACATGTTAAACTGATCTCCATAGTCCATTTGATAGATCTTGAAATCAGGAGTGGAGTTCATTGGTCGGCTTTTATGAAATCacttgaagatttgaaggatGAGCTACCCATTAATCTTCTCAAGATCACTGCTGTTGTATCAGACAAAGGCCACTTGATAGAACAGGTAGGAAAGTGGTTGGAAAACGTTGCTGAGTCCCTAAACATACCCTTTTCATTCAAAGCAATCTTGGTATCAGATATGATGGAGCTAAAAGAAGAACACTTCGAAACCGAAGAACACGAAATGGTAGCAATCTACTCGCCCTTAGTGTTGAGAACCATGATCACAAAACCTGCTAGCTTGGAGAATCTGATGAGAGTAATCCGAAAGCTAAACCCATCGATAATGGTCGTTTCCGAGATCGAGGCAAATTATAACATATCATCATTCGTGAATCGCTTCATCGAATCCTTGTTCTTCACCGCTTCATACTTCGACTGCTTGAAAACTTGCATCGAAGAGGATGAAGACAGCAGAAGGAAGATCGAAGGGTTGTGCGGTGAAGGGATTGAAAACGTCGTTGCATCGGAAGGTAGCGATCGGGTGGTGAGGAGTGTGAAGATAGAGGTGTGGAGGGAGTTCTTTGGAAGGTTTAGAATGGAAGAAATGGAGCTGAGTGATTCATGTTTGAGCCAAGCTAAGTTTGTAGCTAAGGGGTTTGCTTATGGGAAGTTTTGCAGTTTGGAAAAGAATCAGAAATGTTTGATTGTTGGTTGGAAGGAAACTCCCATTATTTCTGTTTCAGCTTGGCGGTTTCTTTGA
- the LOC111807502 gene encoding uncharacterized protein LOC111807502: MGNVTSVSGVGKVVLSNGSIHEFNEPLTVAELMLEHPRHVVVELRSSTVAEKRPTPLPADLKLDLKKVYMMLPIRGGKPVSLSSEEIRRVLLCANSALRSRSLLLSSSKVLPWLARARSTTTRAVGVDVKKEDSTTIGEEMRWETEMAMATEGRPEYLSRQLSGKAWKPSLDTIKEKKFEKKLSHWLFKF, translated from the exons ATGGGCAACGTCACCTCCGTATCCGGCGTCGGTAAAGTCGTCCTCTCCAATGGTTCCATTCACGAATTCAACGAGCCCTTGACAGTGGCCGAGCTCATGCTCGAACACCCACGTCACGTTGTCGTCGAGCTCCGCTCGAGTACCGTCGCTGAAAAACGGCCTACTCCATTGCCAGCCGACCTAAAGCTCGATTTGAAAAAG GTTTATATGATGCTACCTATAAGAGGAGGCAAGCCAGTGTCATTGTCGTCCGAGGAAATCCGCCGCGTTCTCCTCTGCGCCAACTCGGCTTTACGGTCGCGCTCTCTCCTCCTATCTTCTTCCAAGGTTCTTCCTTGGTTGGCAAGAGCACGCTCGACAACAACAAGGGCAGTCGGAGTGGATGTTAAAAAGGAAGATTCCACGACGATCGGAGAGGAAATGAGATGGGAAACCGAGATGGCGATGGCGACCGAGGGGAGGCCGGAGTATTTGAGCAGACAATTATCCGGCAAAGCTTGGAAACCAAGCTTGGATACAATTAAGgagaagaaatttgagaagaAACTTTCTCATTGgttgttcaaattttaa